A region of Fibrobacter sp. UWB2 DNA encodes the following proteins:
- a CDS encoding electron transfer flavoprotein subunit alpha/FixB family protein produces the protein MNNVFVYCEIEGTTVVDVSLELLSKGRKLANTLGVQLECICAGKGLDGIEKQVFPYGVDKVHVFDAEGLFPYTTNPHASLVVNLFKEEQPQICLLGATVIGRDLGPRISSAMHSGLTADCTELEIDSFEMSIGGVKKFYENQLCQIRPAFGGNIVATIVNPEHRPQMATVREGVMKKEIVDPNYKGEVIKHDVAKYVPETEYVVKVLERHVEKAKHNLKGAPIVVAGGYGMGSKENFNMLFELAKELHAEVGASRAAVDAGFVDHDRQIGQTGVTVRPKVYIAFGISGQIQHLAGMQDSGIIISVNSDPEAPINAIADYVINGTVEEVLPKMIKYYKANNK, from the coding sequence ATGAATAACGTATTTGTATATTGCGAAATTGAGGGAACCACCGTCGTTGACGTTTCCCTTGAACTGCTTTCTAAGGGTCGCAAGTTGGCCAACACTCTCGGCGTTCAGCTCGAGTGCATTTGCGCTGGCAAGGGCCTTGATGGCATTGAAAAACAGGTTTTCCCTTACGGTGTGGACAAGGTTCATGTGTTCGACGCCGAAGGCCTGTTCCCCTACACCACCAACCCGCACGCATCTCTCGTGGTGAACCTCTTCAAGGAAGAACAGCCGCAGATTTGCTTGCTCGGTGCAACGGTTATCGGCCGTGACCTCGGCCCGCGCATCTCCAGCGCCATGCACAGCGGCCTTACCGCTGACTGTACCGAACTCGAAATCGACAGCTTCGAAATGAGCATCGGTGGCGTGAAGAAGTTCTACGAAAACCAGCTCTGCCAGATCCGTCCGGCATTCGGCGGTAACATCGTCGCAACGATTGTGAACCCGGAACACCGCCCGCAGATGGCAACCGTCCGCGAAGGCGTGATGAAGAAGGAAATCGTGGACCCAAACTACAAGGGCGAAGTCATCAAGCACGACGTGGCCAAGTACGTTCCGGAAACGGAATACGTGGTCAAGGTGCTCGAACGCCATGTGGAAAAGGCCAAGCACAACCTCAAGGGCGCTCCGATCGTGGTCGCCGGTGGTTACGGCATGGGCTCCAAGGAAAACTTCAACATGCTGTTCGAACTTGCCAAGGAACTCCACGCTGAAGTCGGTGCTAGCCGCGCCGCTGTGGACGCAGGTTTCGTCGATCATGACCGTCAGATCGGTCAGACTGGCGTGACGGTCCGCCCGAAGGTCTATATCGCTTTCGGTATTTCCGGCCAGATCCAGCACCTCGCTGGCATGCAGGATTCAGGTATCATCATCTCCGTGAACTCCGACCCCGAAGCTCCGATCAACGCTATCGCTGATTACGTGATCAACGGCACCGTCGAAGAAGTTCTCCCGAAGATGATCAAGTATTACAAGGCAAACAACAAGTAA